ACCTCCTGAAGTTTACCGAAACTTATGCGATCAGACATATTATAAACCGGGATGACGGTGGTTAGAAAAAAGAAACAACCCTAGAGTCAGGGAAGAATTTAAGCAAAAAGAGACGGCAGGCTTGGCTGGGTAGCCAAACCTGACCCGTCTCTTGAAAGAAGATTATAAAGGTAAATCAGATTACTTGATTTCGACTTTAGCACCGGCAGCTTCGAGCTTCTTCTGAATTTCAGCAGCTTCGTCTTTGGACACGCCTTCCTTAACAGGTTTTGGAGCGCCTTCAACGAGGTCTTTTGCTTCCTTGAGTCCGAGGCCGGTGATGGCGCGAACTTCCTTAATAGAAGCAATCTTGTTATCGCCAGGTGCGGCAAAGATAACATCGAATTCAGTTTTCTCTTCAGCGGCTTCGCCTCCACCACCACCGGCGGCGGGTGCTGCAGCTACTGCGACAGGTGCGGCTGCGCTAACTCCCCATTTATCTTCGAGGTCTTTAACGAGCGATGCGATTTCAACGACAGACTGGCCGGAAAGCCAATCGATTACTTGATCTTTAGTGATATCAGACATGTTTAACTCCTTGGCAGATTAGTGTTTCGGTAGAAACGTTTAAGAGAGATCTCCTAATATACCTGTTGAATTAGTATTGGTTTGATTCCGGATGGATCCGAAATTGTGAAATTAGTTGTCACCCTCCTGGTCGGCTTTGGCTTGCAGAACATTGACCACGCTGGTCGGAACCGCATTAAGCACAGATACCATTTGAGTGGCTGGCTGGTTAAGAAGTCCAAGCAATTGAGCCTTGAGGACTTCGATGGATGGTAAGTCAGATAGAACCTTAACGTCTTCTGCGGTCAGAGTCTTGTCACCCAATACACCCACTTTAACGTCGTTCTTATCCTTGGCCTTACAGAATTTTCTTAGAACTTTGGCAACTCCAGAAGGATCGTTTCCTCCAACAACAATTGCTGTTGGGCCTGCGAGCCATTCTTTAAGATCGGGAAGATCACGATCTTTCGCTGCTACATCGAGAACGCTGTTCTTAACCACGTGAAACTCTGCGCCTTCTTTAGCAAGTGTTTCGCGAAGCTCACTCGTTTCTTCTACAGTGATGCGCTCGAAGTTGGTCAGGAATACGTAGTCTGACTTCTCAAGGTGGGATCCGGCTTCTTCAACCAGGTATTTCTTTTCGTCTCTCATAGTCAGGTAGGTTTAAGACTCTATGTATTTGGAAGTATCGACTTTGACTCCGGGGCTCATAGTAGAGGAGACGGAGAGATTTAGGATAAACTTACCGTGGAATTTATCTGGCTTAGCTTTTACCACTGTGTCGATCACGGTTTCGATGTTTTCCTTGATCTTGTCAGCCTCGAATGAGCGCTTACCGACAGACACAGCCATATTAGCAGACTTGTCCATTTTGTATTCCACACGACCGGCCTTCACTTCGTTGATGGCCTTGGCAACATCATCAGTAACGGTGCCGGACTTGGGATTTGGCATAAGACCACGGGGTCCAAGTACGCGGGCAATGGCACGAACTTTCTTCATCGCAGCGGGTGTCGCCACAGCCACATCGAAGTCCATCCAACCACCTTTGACCTTTTCGATCAGTTCATCGAGACCGGCATAATCGGCCCCGGCAGCCGTAGCCGTTTCATCATCTTCTGTGAATACTATAACCGTCACCTTCTTACCACTTCCGTTGGGAAGTGATACGGTGCCACGTATCATTTGGTCGCTTTGGCGGGGATCTACTCCCAAGCGGAAAGACAGTTCAACCGTCTCGTCGAACTTTGCTTCGGAAAATCCCTTTAAAATCGTGATCGCTTCATCGAGCTCGTAGGACTTAAGGGCCTCAACGGTCTCGGAAGATTTTCTGTATCGTTTGCTCTGAATAGCCATGATATTTCGTTCCTCTGGGGTTATCCTTCTAATTCGATTCCCATGCTGCGAGCGGTACCGGCTATAATCTTGATAGCCGCCTCGTCGTCGTTGGCATTGAGGTCGTTTTGTTTGATTTTTACGATCTCGAGCACTTGTGCCCGTGTGACCTTACCCACCTTGTTCCGGTTGGGTTCACCTGAACCCTTTGCGAGGCCTGCTGCTTTCTTTAGAAGAATAGCAGCTGGCGGCGATTTCAGAATAAAGGTGAAAGACCGGTCCGCATATACGGTGATCACAACTGGGAAAATGGTCCCCGCCTGATCTTTGGTCTTTGCATTAAACTCTTTACAGAATCCCATGATATTCACACCAGCAGCACCTAAAGCAGGTCCAACTGGGGGAGCGGGGTTAGCCGCGCCAGCAGGGAGCTGTAAACGTATCGTTCCTGTTATTTTTTTAGCCATTTAGCTTAGTCAGTATTCTTTTCCACCTGCCAGTATTCGAGTTCGACAGGTGTAAAACGTCCAAAGATGGAAACTGAAACCTTCAGTTTGCCCTTCTCCGGATCAATTTCATCAATTTTCCCATTCAGATTGAGGAAAGGTCCATCGGTGATTTTCACTTCTTCACCAATTTCATGCGCTACCTTAGGTACTTCCTTACCTTCGGCCTCTTCAACGTGAGAGATGATGCGATCAATTTCTGACTTCTTAAGTGCACTTGGATTTTCACCACCCACGAAGCCGATCACACCGGTTGCGCCTTTTATAAAATAATACGGCTTATTCAGGAGAATGCCATTCTCGTCGTACAGTCTCATGTGCACGAATACGTAACCAGGGTAGAGTTTTCGCGTCTTGCTGGTCTTTTTACCCTGCTTTACTTCAGAAACCGTTTCGGTAGGTAGCAGAACGTCGAGGAGAAATTCCTCCATCTCTTCCTGCTTTTTGTATTTATCAAGGTACAGCTTTGCTTGGTT
This genomic stretch from Opitutia bacterium ISCC 52 harbors:
- the rplK gene encoding 50S ribosomal protein L11, whose amino-acid sequence is MAKKITGTIRLQLPAGAANPAPPVGPALGAAGVNIMGFCKEFNAKTKDQAGTIFPVVITVYADRSFTFILKSPPAAILLKKAAGLAKGSGEPNRNKVGKVTRAQVLEIVKIKQNDLNANDDEAAIKIIAGTARSMGIELEG
- the rplJ gene encoding 50S ribosomal protein L10, which encodes MRDEKKYLVEEAGSHLEKSDYVFLTNFERITVEETSELRETLAKEGAEFHVVKNSVLDVAAKDRDLPDLKEWLAGPTAIVVGGNDPSGVAKVLRKFCKAKDKNDVKVGVLGDKTLTAEDVKVLSDLPSIEVLKAQLLGLLNQPATQMVSVLNAVPTSVVNVLQAKADQEGDN
- the nusG gene encoding transcription termination/antitermination protein NusG, yielding MTETTQSNAAWYVLQTLSNKENQAKLYLDKYKKQEEMEEFLLDVLLPTETVSEVKQGKKTSKTRKLYPGYVFVHMRLYDENGILLNKPYYFIKGATGVIGFVGGENPSALKKSEIDRIISHVEEAEGKEVPKVAHEIGEEVKITDGPFLNLNGKIDEIDPEKGKLKVSVSIFGRFTPVELEYWQVEKNTD
- the rplL gene encoding 50S ribosomal protein L7/L12, producing MSDITKDQVIDWLSGQSVVEIASLVKDLEDKWGVSAAAPVAVAAAPAAGGGGGEAAEEKTEFDVIFAAPGDNKIASIKEVRAITGLGLKEAKDLVEGAPKPVKEGVSKDEAAEIQKKLEAAGAKVEIK
- the rplA gene encoding 50S ribosomal protein L1 — translated: MAIQSKRYRKSSETVEALKSYELDEAITILKGFSEAKFDETVELSFRLGVDPRQSDQMIRGTVSLPNGSGKKVTVIVFTEDDETATAAGADYAGLDELIEKVKGGWMDFDVAVATPAAMKKVRAIARVLGPRGLMPNPKSGTVTDDVAKAINEVKAGRVEYKMDKSANMAVSVGKRSFEADKIKENIETVIDTVVKAKPDKFHGKFILNLSVSSTMSPGVKVDTSKYIES